The Theropithecus gelada isolate Dixy chromosome 11, Tgel_1.0, whole genome shotgun sequence genome includes a region encoding these proteins:
- the TSPAN11 gene encoding tetraspanin-11 isoform X2 yields MRSGGGRNAWDTCGACEQVGGAAVLAVGIWTLVEKSGYLSVLASSTFAASAYILIFAGALVMVTGFLGFGAILREQKGCLSTYFCLLLVIFLVELVAGVLAHVYYQRLSDELKQHLNQTLAENYGQPGATQITASVDRLQQDFKCCGSNSSADWQHSTYILSREAEGRRVPDSCCKTVVTRCGQRAHPSNIYKVEGGCLTKLEQFLADHLLLMGAVGIGVACLQICGMVLTCCLHRRLQRHFY; encoded by the exons GTCGGGGGAGCAGCCGTCCTGGCTGTGGGCATCTGGACCCTGGTGGAGAAGAGTGGCTACCTCAGCGTCCTGGCCTCCAGCACCTTTGCCGCCTCCGCCTACATCCTCATCTTTGCGGGCGCACTTGTCATGGTGACCGGCTTCCTGGGCTTCGGTGCCATCCTCCGGGAGCAGAAGGGCTGCCTCTCCACG TATTTCTGCCTGTTGCTCGTCATCTTCCTGGTTGAGCTGGTGGCGGGAGTCCTGGCCCATGTGTATTACCAGAGG CTGAGTGATGAACTGAAGCAGCACTTGAACCAGACTCTGGCTGAGAACTACGGGCAGCCTGGAGCCACGCAGATCACCGCCTCAGTAGACCGGCTCCAGCAGGAT ttCAAGTGCTGTGGAAGCAACAGCTCAGCCGACTGGCAGCACAGCACGTACATCCTGTCGCGGGAGGCCGAGGGCCGCCGGGTGCCCGACAGCTGCTGCAAGACAGTGGTGACGCGCTGCGGCCAGCGGGCCCACCCCTCCAACATCTATAAGGTGGAG GGAGGCTGCCTCACCAAGCTGGAGCAGTTCCTGGCCGACCACCTGCTGCTCATGGGGGCTGTGGGCATCGGGGTGGCCTGCCTGCAG ATCTGCGGGATGGTTCTCACCTGCTGCTTGCACCGGAGGCTCCAGCGGCATTTTTACTAA